The Tigriopus californicus strain San Diego chromosome 5, Tcal_SD_v2.1, whole genome shotgun sequence genome includes a region encoding these proteins:
- the LOC131881156 gene encoding uncharacterized protein LOC131881156 produces the protein MAGREKYKVSWEQEFQWLSTAPTDDSSSWCKVCKKKLMNKKSVLVGHSKTTEHVERIKAVDKTPKLQSLFKSKQNKDEVRNAEIQLAASVCCHTSIRAIDHIGEMMQKHGKGSIFEELRLHRTKCSRIIDRVLSPSLKEELKEDMVGARFSVLADESTDISVDKNLCLVVIYFSMKTEKIEVAYLGLYQVIEATGEALFKVIETALLDMDLQWTNCVGFGSDGASNMVGIHNSVWSRIKEKAPNCTLFKCICHSLALCVKIAFDTLPSNLGYILSEVSSWFSNSTLRRENYKALYDAIGDLDAEEGEITTNLMPFLKVSTTRWLVRGRLISAIVLHWCTLKEYFLTAEQLSDQSARMKARFIKEMLCDDNNYLFFIFLEPIVKEVERVNAFFQSSKADPEQMVKELDLLHRSIKIRVKDANGTNLSLSRVDFGGAFMTMLMSLVRERGPRGDALQQSVYQNVKTRAQTFIETLLIQLEASMPVSQ, from the exons ATG GCCGGTCGTGAAAAATACAAGGTTTCTTGGGAACAAGAATTCCAATGGCTGTCGACAGCCCCAACCGACGATAGCAGCTCCTGGTGCAAGGTCTGcaagaaaaagctcatgaacaAGAAGTCCGTTTTGGTAGGGCATTCCAAGACAACTGAGCACGTGGAGAGGATCAAGGCTGTTGACAAGACTCCAAAACTGCAGTCCCTGTTCAAGTCAAAACAGAATAAAGACGAAGTCAGGAATGCCGAAATTCAGCTCGCAGCCTCAGTCTGTTGCCACACATCAATTCGCGCCATTGATCACATTGGCGAAATGATGCAAAAGCATGGAAAAGGCAGCATTTTTGAGGAACTTCGACTGCACAGAACCAAATGCTCTCGGATCATTGACAGAGTTCTCTCGCCCTCTCTTAAAGAAGAGCTAAAGGAAGACATGGTTGGCGCTCGCTTCTCCGTATTAGCTGATGAATCCACCGACATCTCTGTTGACAAAAATCTCTGCCTCGTTGTGATCTACTTTAGCATGAAGACAGAGAAAATTGAGGTCGCATATCTTGGCCTGTACCAAGTCATTGAGGCGACTGGAGAGGCTCTTTTTAAAGTCATTGAGACCGCTCTCCTGGATATGGATCTCCAATGGACCAATTGTGTTGGTTTTGGAAGTGATGGTGCTTCGAACATGGTTGGCATTCACAACTCGGTCTGGTCGCGAATCAAGGAAAAAGCGCCAAATTGCACATTGTTCAAATGTATCTGCCACTCGCTTGCCCTCTGTGTCAAAATCGCATTTGATACACTTCCCTCTAACCTTGGATACATTCTGTCAGAAGTTTCAAGCTGGTTTAGCAACAGCACTTTGCGGCGTGAGAATTACAAGGCTCTCTATGACGCAATTGGTGACTTGGATGCTGAAGAAGGGGAAATTACAACCAATTTGATGCCGTTTTTGAAAGTATCAACAACCAGGTGGTTGGTCAGAGGCAGGCTCATCTCAGCCATTGTACTGCACTGGTGCACTCTCAAGGAATATTTCCTAACGGCCGAGCAGCTCTCTGACCAGAGTGCTCGAATGAAAGCCAGGTTTATTAAAGAGATGTTGTGTGATGACAATAACTatctctttttcatcttccTCGAGCCAATTGTGAAAGAAGTAGAACGAGTAAATGCCTTCTTCCAATCGTCCAAAGCAGACCCCGAGCAGATGGTCAAAGAGCTGGATTTGCTGCACCGATCTATCAAGATCAGAGTCAAAGATGCCAATGGTACAAATTTGTCTTTGTCCAGAGTGGACTTTGGTGGAGCTTTTATGACCATGTTGATGAGCCTGGTGAGAGAAAGAGGACCAAGAGGAGATGCTCTCCAGCAAAGTGtgtatcaaaatgttaagaccAGAGCTCAAACATTTATTGAGACTTTGCTCATTCAACTGGAAGCAAGTATGCCCGTATCACAGTAG